The following is a genomic window from Hugenholtzia roseola DSM 9546.
GTTACGGTTACATCATAAGGGCTGCTCAAATTGACAAATGCACCTGCCGTAGGGTTTATGATTGCCGTAACCGCAGGGTCTGGCGCAGTAGAAAGGCTGAAATTGTCTATCGCCCAACCTTCATTGACCAAAGAAGCATTACTTTCCAGAACAAAACGAAATTGTACCGTTCCTTGTCCTGCCAATGCCGCAGGGAGGCGTGTAACAGAACGATTCCAGATGCTACCTAATACTGCTGAGGAAGTGCCGTCCCACCAGTCATTAGCAAGGTCATTGTACCAATTAAGATTTGCAGGACTTTCATCTAAAAGCTGCCAAGTGTTTGCGCCGTCAGTAGAATATTCGATGTAAAGACCATCTAAATTGGCTGTGCCTGCCGTAATGAAGGCATGGTCAAAGGCTAATACAGGCAAACTACTCGCTGTGGTAAAAGAGGAGAAATCGAAAGTAGGGGTGATAACTGTCCAAAAAGCATTATTTGCATAGTTGGCGTTCAAATCAGTAACCCAAGCATTTCCACCGCCCGGAGGCGCGTCATCATTGAGGTAAGCGTCAGCAGGGTCGCCCCATTCCCAACCAGAGCCAACGTTGGGAATCCAGCCGCCGTCGTCACCGTCAAAATCCGTAAAATAAGGGAAGGTACTTACAAAAAGCTGATTCAAGATTACTACATTAGCCGTATTGTTCGCTACCAGAATGTCGCCACCGATATTTACGGTTGCTTCTAACTGATAAAGACCACCTGCCGAGAAATCGCCTGTGGCGGTAAAGACGTAAGTAGCTGTTTGGCAAGGCTGCAAATTAGCGGTAAGGACAAAGTTTTCATTTACCACTGGCAGGGCATCTATCTGATAAGAAACGGGAATACTTGTTCCTGCATTGAGGGTTGTGTTGCCCGTATTTCGTATCACTATCGTAACGACTTCGTTGGCAGAGAGTCCATTTCCAGAAGCAGGAGTCGTAATGGCTTGCAAGGAAAGGTCTAAGCCCGCCGCTGCTGCAATAGAGAAGTCATCTATTGCCATATCTGACTCAAAGCTCGGTCCTGTGATACCACGAATACGGAAACGCATATTAGTCTGCCCTGCATACTGACAAAGTGGAATAATGCGCTCTTGCCAAGCATTGAGGTTGTCTGTCCATTCAGGGAAAATGTCGTTCGTCCAAGTAGTGCCACCGTCTGTGGAAGCGTCTATGTGCATCGTACCCATGTCGTCGCCAAACATGTGATACCAAAAGCGAAGCACAGGCGTACCTGTTAGAGAAGATAAGTCAAAGATAGGGCTGTTGATAATGATAGTTTCATTATTACAGCCTGAACTTTCCGTGAAGAGAAATCGCCCTGCGGCTGTACCTAAGGTGTGGTCGTTCGTCGGTCCTGTGCCTGCTGAAGGGGTTGTGCCTGTATCGGTAAGCCAGTCGCCATCATCTGTAACGACATTAACCCAACCGCTTGCGGCAGGTAGGTTACAAACGGTAGCACAAGTGGTACCACACGTAGGAAAGGCATCAAAATTCTCGGTATAGGGGTAGGTTGTGATTTGGGCTTGTGCCTGCTGCCAAGAAAGGGCAAAAAGCAGGGTCAGCCATGCGTAGAAACGCATTTGTATTCCTTTTGTCATAAGAAAGGTAGAGTTAAGTATGATAAGATACGAAAAGCGTTGCAAGTATCGGGTTTAATTTTGCAACCATTCAGCCAAATAATCATATAAGCCGCTTTTGCGCAAAGCCTTCCACGCCTCATAGGGCAGCAAAGGCTTCAAATCGGCTTGTATCTGCGAAGCAAACTCAAAGGCGCGGTCGCGCGGAGCTTGCTCCTGCAAACCTGTGAGGGCAGCAAGCATTTCCGCTTCTTGGTAATAAGTGCGGAGCTTTTGCTCTATCAAGTCCTTTTGGGCAGCATCAAGCTGATAGTCCGAAGTCAGAGATTCGGTGATGGGTTGCATCTCTGCCTCAAATTGGGCAAGCGTTGGGAAGTTGCTTGCTTGTGCTTTGCTCTCGAAAGAGAAGCCCAAGCCCATCATTACCCAGACACAACAAGCCAAAACGCGCAGAGGCAGTTTTTTAAATGGCATTATTTTCATTGTCATGATAGTAGGTTAAAGAGATAAGTTGAAGTTTGACAAAGGTTAGATTTGTATCGCACTACTAACTACTGCTGGCAAAGATAAGTTTTTTTAGAAGAAAAGAAAGCCCCTTTAAGCGCACAATAGCGAATTAGACCCTATAAAAGTGTAATTTTTTCGAATTTAACGATAAAAAAATAGGTTTGCGCCCTTCAATACGCCCTTGAAGTTATGAATTATTACGAACCGAAAGCACAAACAAAACCCCTGTAAGCCAAATTGCCAAGAGATAACCTATGATACTAAGATAAGGGATACCCCCGTCTGTGCATAGGTAGGCAGGAAATTTGGCAGAAAGCGAAAGGGTAGCCGATAAAATTAGGGTACAAACAAGCATTGCCAAAGCAATTCTATTGGTGATAGAATCGGCTTTCTTCAAAATTGTGTCGTCAGCAATGAACTTGATGTCAAAATTAAATTCGCCTTTGCGTAACTTTTTCAGAATAAAACGCACTTCGGAAGGCAGATTATACAAAAGTCCGCCAAATTCGGACAGAGAATAAGTAATTTCAGAATTGATGTTTTTGAGCGAATACTGTTCTGTCAGAAGTTTAAATCCATAAGGTTTGATATGCTCCAAACTTTGAAAATTCTTGTCTAAGACATTGCCAATGCCCTCCAAAATTACCAACACGCGCAGGATAAGAAAGACTGCACCCGGCATTTGAAGTTGATATTTATAGATAATTTTTTGTAGTTTATTGGTCAAATCTGCCATACCCAACTCGCCCGCCACATCTAAAATCGTATATTCTTCTATTAGTTCGTGTAAATCATATTCAAAAGCACGCATGTCCTCGATTTCGCTGTCGATGGAAAGTTGGCGCAGACCGCTCGCCATGCCACGCGCGTCTTGTTTGGCAAGGCTGATAAAAACGTTGGCAAAGGCATATTTTTGATGTTTCATCAATTTGCCTACCATGCCGAAGTCTAAAAGTACAATCTGACCTGTGGGACGAATTAGCACATTTCCCGGGTGTGGGTCGGCATGGAAAATACCAAACTCAAAAATTTGAGTCAGGTACAAATCAATGCCACGCGCTGCCAAGGTAGTCCTATCTAAGCCCCAAGATTCAATTTGCATCAAATCGGTGATTTTGCAGCCACTTATGTATTCTATCACCAAGACCTTAGAAGTGGAAATGTCCATGTAGGCTTTGGGAACATAGAACCGCTCTTCCAAATTTTGGTAAATCTGGCGAAACTGCTCCATGTGCCGCCCTTCGGTTAGGTAATCGAGTTCGCGCTGCATCGACTTTTCAAAGGTATTAACCACTTCGAGCGGATTTAAGACCCCTGCATTGATAAAGAAATTTTCCGTTAGCTTGACAAACTCACGAAGGAGTGCCAAATCGGTATAAACTTTACTGCGCACCCCTGGGCGTTGCACCTTCACCACTACATCTTCACCACTACGCAAACGCGCTCGATGCACCTGCCCAATGGAGGCAGAGCCTAACGGCACTTCATCAAAATAAATAAAAAGTTCGTCTAAGGGTCTGCCTAATTCTTGGGTAATAATGCCTTTTGCTATGCCTACATCGAAGGGCGGTACGCTACTTTGCAATTTCTCAAACTCGAAAATCAGGGCTTCAGGTACAAAGTCGGGGCGGTTGCTCAATACCTGCGCCAATTTGATAAAGGTAGGTCCCAACTCTTCGATAATCATTCTGATTCGCTCCCAACGGGTAGAATAAACCGCTACCATCTCCGTATCGCCATTTTGGTCGCTCGTCCAATTCACTGTTGTCTTGGGGGGGATAAACTTCCGCAAAGGCGTATTGACTACGATATCTTCCATACCGTATTTGAGCAAGACTTTTACAACCTCGCGTAGGCGATTTATATTTTTAACCGTTTTGCGAAAAAACATAGCGATTTTTAGATAGGCTTAAAAAAAGAGTGGCATTGTTAGCTTACAAAAGTGTTGGGAAATTGGGATAAAAAACGAAAGACTTTGCTCGAAAGGCGGCTTCTATACCGTTTTAAGGCTAATGTTTGGCAAGCTCACTTTTTAGGTGATTGATGACCTCCACTGGAAAGGGGTCGACACCATTGTGTAGAGCCAAATAAAAAGAAGCCCAATCGGTTAGGTGCAAAAGATAAAAAACTTCTTCTAAGAATGAACTACCTTCTGCCTGCAAGCGAATCACACCTGCATTTTTGGCTTTGAAGATGGGTTCACATACGTCCATGCGCAAGCCCACGCGCGGGTGGTCGTAGCTGGTTTGTAGGTACAAAACTTGTATTTTTTCTAATAGAAAGGCAGGAAAAACCCAACCCACTAATTCATTGTGGTTCATCTCTGGAAATACGGCGGTATGACAAAGTTGCTTGGCATTTTCGTTTATTTGCTGTTTAAAACGAATCAGGAGCGGTTCAATCAGGCTATCAGCATAGAGAAAGGGAACTTTTGCCACTAAATCTGCCGCTAAACTGTCCGCTTTCTGACGAATTTGCGCCTGCTTTTGGTGCAGATTTTGGAAAGATTGGGTCAGTTCTTCTTTCAAAGACCAAGTAGGAAGAAGTCCTATTTTTTGTAGGATAAAAAGTAAATTGATACAAGAATACCCCAAATGGGCGCGAGGGCAAGCCGCCTCTATTGGGAGCAGAGCGGTGAAAAGTCCCTTTTCTTGTGCAAAAGTAGCTAATTTTCCCCCAGAGGTAATGCAGAAAACAGTTGCCTTGCGTGCAACGGCGACCTCTACGGCTGCCAAAGTTTCTTCTGTATTGCCTGAAAAAGAGGAGGCTATCACCAAGGTATGTGCATCGAGGTAGGCAGGCAGTTGGTAGTGTTTACATACAGAAAAAGGCAGAGATAGCTTGTCGGCGCAAAGTGCTTGCACCAAGTCTGCCCCTATCCCAGAGCCGCCCAAACCGACTACTACTATGTTGCGAATGTCAAGAGCCGATTGAGGGGGCGAAAGGGTTTCGCCTAAGGCGATAGCACGCTCCATTTGTTGGGGGAAACCCTTGATGAGTTGTTCCATCATAAAATAAAAAACTTGATATGGCTTAAATTTTTACGAGTATGGTTGTTGCGAATATTTTTATGAACACCTGTTTTATGAACACTTGTGAGCCTTGCGGCAGAAAGAAGGGGATACGCTATCTTTGCGGGCATCTGCTCAAAAGCCTTTGTGAAGCCTTCTTAGCAAAAACAGCCTTGTTATCCGACTCTATCTAAGACTCTGCCCAAGTTGTCTTTCTCTCCTTTGCGCCTGCACAAATGCTAAATTAGGAAAATTTTGACAATATCCGCAAAATTAACTTTCTATTCCCTACTTTTTTCTATTGTCGCCTTCTCATTTTATTTTTTATGCAGGCAGCACTTTCCCAATTTTGGACATGAAAAAGAGAAATCGTAACTTTGCAGCCTCAAATTTTAAGCCTTCAAACCCAATGAAAACGCCACACATTCCGCCGCTGCATATTTTCAATACCCTGACGCGCCAAAAGGAGAAATTCGAACCCCTACACGCGCCTCACGTTGGGCTTTATGTCTGCGGTCCTACGGTCTATAACGACGTACATTTGGGAAATTGCCGAACCTTTACCTTTTTCGACATCGTCGTGCGCTACCTTCGTGCCTTAGGCTATCAGGTGCGTTATGTGCGCAATATCACCGACGTTGGGCATTTGGTAGGCGACGCAGACGAAGGTGAGGATAAAATTGGAAAAGAAGCAAAGTTGAAAAACTTAGAGCCTATGGAAGTGGCGCAAAAATATACCAACGGTTTTCGCGAAGTGATGCGTATTTTGGGAAACCTTCCGCCCAGCATCGAACCCACAGCCACAGGACATTTGATAGAACAAATAGAGATGGTCGATAAAATTATCGCTAATGGTTTTGCCTATGAAAGTCAGGGTTCTGTTTATTTTGATGTAAAAAAATACAACCAAAGTCATCAATACGGTATTCTTTCGGGTAGGAATGTAGAGGAGCAGTTGGCAGGAAGTCGCCAGTTGGAAGGGCAATCGGAAAAAGAAAATAGTGCAGATTTTGCACTTTGGAAAAAAGCAAATCCCGAACATTTGATGCGTTGGAAAAGCCCTTGGAGCGAGGGATTTCCCGGTTGGCATTTAGAATGTTCGGCAATGAGTACCAAATATTTAGGAAAAACTTTTGACATTCACGGAGGCGGCTTAGACTTACAATTTCCGCATCACGAGTGTGAGATTGCGCAATCGGTAGCGGCTGATGGCGAGTCGCCTGTGCGCTATTGGATGCACGCCAATATGCTCACGATGAACGGTACAAAAATGTCCAAATCTTTGGGCAATGTCATTATGCCTTACGAGATGTTTGAAGGCAAAAGTCCCTTATTATCAAGGGCTTATAGTCCGATGGTCTTTCGTTATTTTCTCTTACAGACGCACTATCGCTCTACGATGGATATTAGCGATACGGCTCTGCAAGCCGCCCAAAAAGGCTATTACAAATTGATGAATGGTATGAAAAACTTGCAGGCTTTGACTGCCCAAGTAGAAAATCCAGACTTTGCTTTTGCTGCCGATTTGAGCGAAAAAGAGATACAAGACATAGAAAAATCCGTAGCAGCCGCCTATCGCAATATGAATGACGATTTTAATACCGCAGCGGCGATGGCTTCTCTTTTTAATTTGATTAAAAAAGTGAATATGCTGCACGCAGGACAGCTTTCGCTCACTGTCATTGGCAAAGAAGCCTTTGAAAAAATGCACACCACACTGACCATTTTTGTAGAAAACATCTTTGGCTTGCGTGCTGAAAGTCCTAATTTTGCACCTGCTTTGTCTGTTTTGTTGGAAACTTATCAGCAAGCGAAAGCCGCCCAAGACTATCCAAAAGTAGATGCTTTGCGCCTCAAAGCCAAAGAGATGGGTATTACCATTAAAGATATGAAAACAGGGGTAGATTGGGCATACGACGAAAACTAATTTGCTAAATTTTATCAAATTCTTTCTTTATTTTATCTTATTTCGCTTTTCAAATCACTTCAAAACTTAATCCAAATATGTTGGTTCTCAAACGTTTTGCCGTACTCTTTTTAGCTTCTGCTGCCTTCCTTGCAGCCTGCACAGGTGGAAAGAAAAATGAAGAAACCCAAGCTCAAGATAGTACCGCTACCCAAAAGGTAGTCATCGACTTTGCTGATAGGGGCAAACAAACCGATGAATCCTACTTAAAAGCCTACCTCGATGGCGTAGAAACCCCTTTCAATTGGATTGAAAAGGACAATAACGACAATTCGGTAGGCGCGTATCAAATTAAACAAATAAAAGATAAGAAACTTTATACGCTAAGTTTTGCTTATTATAGTGACGTTAAATTGCGAAATGGGCTTAGGGTACGGATACACAACCTCAACTTGGAAGAAGCACAATTTCCCATAGATGTAGTCGCTTTTAGCAAGGAAAAAAAGTCTAATATCGTGTATTTTATCTATGAAAAAAGACGCGATGATGGGCGAACTGAACTATTCAGACCTATGAAAGATTTGAGTTTTAAAATTACTAAATACGAAAATAATTACTTAGAAGGCGAATTTAGCGGAGTCTTTGCTACGGGTATTTTTGCGAAAGACAAAGTGGCAGAGGTAAAAGAAAAGGTCAATATAGAACGCGGCACGTTTCGAGTTTTGTTAGAAAAACAG
Proteins encoded in this region:
- a CDS encoding ABC1 kinase family protein, which gives rise to MFFRKTVKNINRLREVVKVLLKYGMEDIVVNTPLRKFIPPKTTVNWTSDQNGDTEMVAVYSTRWERIRMIIEELGPTFIKLAQVLSNRPDFVPEALIFEFEKLQSSVPPFDVGIAKGIITQELGRPLDELFIYFDEVPLGSASIGQVHRARLRSGEDVVVKVQRPGVRSKVYTDLALLREFVKLTENFFINAGVLNPLEVVNTFEKSMQRELDYLTEGRHMEQFRQIYQNLEERFYVPKAYMDISTSKVLVIEYISGCKITDLMQIESWGLDRTTLAARGIDLYLTQIFEFGIFHADPHPGNVLIRPTGQIVLLDFGMVGKLMKHQKYAFANVFISLAKQDARGMASGLRQLSIDSEIEDMRAFEYDLHELIEEYTILDVAGELGMADLTNKLQKIIYKYQLQMPGAVFLILRVLVILEGIGNVLDKNFQSLEHIKPYGFKLLTEQYSLKNINSEITYSLSEFGGLLYNLPSEVRFILKKLRKGEFNFDIKFIADDTILKKADSITNRIALAMLVCTLILSATLSLSAKFPAYLCTDGGIPYLSIIGYLLAIWLTGVLFVLSVRNNS
- a CDS encoding bifunctional phosphoglucose/phosphomannose isomerase; the protein is MMEQLIKGFPQQMERAIALGETLSPPQSALDIRNIVVVGLGGSGIGADLVQALCADKLSLPFSVCKHYQLPAYLDAHTLVIASSFSGNTEETLAAVEVAVARKATVFCITSGGKLATFAQEKGLFTALLPIEAACPRAHLGYSCINLLFILQKIGLLPTWSLKEELTQSFQNLHQKQAQIRQKADSLAADLVAKVPFLYADSLIEPLLIRFKQQINENAKQLCHTAVFPEMNHNELVGWVFPAFLLEKIQVLYLQTSYDHPRVGLRMDVCEPIFKAKNAGVIRLQAEGSSFLEEVFYLLHLTDWASFYLALHNGVDPFPVEVINHLKSELAKH
- the cysS gene encoding cysteine--tRNA ligase; this encodes MKTPHIPPLHIFNTLTRQKEKFEPLHAPHVGLYVCGPTVYNDVHLGNCRTFTFFDIVVRYLRALGYQVRYVRNITDVGHLVGDADEGEDKIGKEAKLKNLEPMEVAQKYTNGFREVMRILGNLPPSIEPTATGHLIEQIEMVDKIIANGFAYESQGSVYFDVKKYNQSHQYGILSGRNVEEQLAGSRQLEGQSEKENSADFALWKKANPEHLMRWKSPWSEGFPGWHLECSAMSTKYLGKTFDIHGGGLDLQFPHHECEIAQSVAADGESPVRYWMHANMLTMNGTKMSKSLGNVIMPYEMFEGKSPLLSRAYSPMVFRYFLLQTHYRSTMDISDTALQAAQKGYYKLMNGMKNLQALTAQVENPDFAFAADLSEKEIQDIEKSVAAAYRNMNDDFNTAAAMASLFNLIKKVNMLHAGQLSLTVIGKEAFEKMHTTLTIFVENIFGLRAESPNFAPALSVLLETYQQAKAAQDYPKVDALRLKAKEMGITIKDMKTGVDWAYDEN